In Crassostrea angulata isolate pt1a10 chromosome 6, ASM2561291v2, whole genome shotgun sequence, a genomic segment contains:
- the LOC128187050 gene encoding uncharacterized protein LOC128187050, whose product MGQSPTKEPDKTERVETRSMTTERQRSSDYFIRELQSSQISTPISRTSASSSGEANYKRRYSMEDQHLDQLLVEKTKYKPIDVNQTREHKLITSVPLDLSSHEKGKRGSMLDKAVDVRQKKVERGSVNSKYSDADKLSSAKQLNFKPEEHSSLSHSSTSNKQYVFEKGTDLKQRSIASVPLMKRTPVSRYTTVPDETMHLKQNNADLLHSKELKSKTSGPLAVSNSSTDSKTVLDKSTCLEQQKATRQYTEKRLHMQSNTHVLTQKMYPSQSKTDSFPAHEVKVENDERLVLLNLSKRDQLQATNSSSDIIITNGKEYKMPHYYKEEDCKPKNEKTEGPAVDMKLASKVACKEKPPEKILKDLTNPGSMSKGKTVLVIPPVTGTSKNMLDTTKNRKIVEKGYENMFWAENSQRNESREVSDVLKKTDSQFFEKTKEIKCSFDPTQRCIDGLDSIRGTRQRSEDKDDCVFLLNTHMKDQKVSVDSSGPKTKTLSKKESDLKENLKNISNQLEDVAVTKIIFRSEGSSVVGKETKRLPLKMSEVKQAKSQGIKDEKGKSENSVESRTNYSTTIRSDLTTLKTTNGESITIRSKDNTCQMQKPLMVMEKEEKNADKCNVDDGVSGISKDEKDSKTEKYYHRIGTTISARKVTKYEIGEHVNTSPRVLCRNEIGGITSSEMRANLLDDQDQNITVKDLRHETTTYGKDEKCLGLCNIPENVRSNQFQQTANKQDICKNTGSLNEGYPKSKSQGNNSEKMEEPLIKNTIVETTEYSAMKKEKNDIAVKNKISSITTSYEKFEEVMKCELDMSRSGRRDLISSNYGRNPSQQEKTGSDNRENPNMKSKEFKKVICDAVKKQKDSLTAQNVESNTITNSAEIKEIKKHETEPPERKSKLSSTPKKDTVKLHQNCNDQQMTDSKNISSQKQLLPGKITCEEAIEVESNVKCVKSKVTENPRNIYKESSRKNSTKSRRMKKELSSEKKMDGMVQRNIPKVKTPLPKLPHSADDERYKGEEKDFVTYTLTVWKHIKEETDFLAHLVGIVADIRFQIISLKNDSKNDTTTAMFRFKSNGDAKKFQSCLKSNKDNLPYRYHFQREGLSTMTFKVITKKSQYIQERTLEVLGSHQEKQRDTERKLSALSRAPKKKFIELAAYEQREAQKKAFSDKLEELKRQQTEFQLCLSDVIQQVESYKAGNIEPKKFDSVINKFEVECSRLEQALPIYAKRTEIIDTILQNQVSIILGETGSGKSTQITQYILESSISSSGKVICTQPRKVAAMSLAQRVASEMKSNVGDLVGYQVGMKSKLCNHTKVLYMTDHMLLNECLKDPSLMNYSCIVIDEAHERSVYTDLLLGMIKKCLPQRPELRVVVTSATIDPEVFVRYFGGPDICPVLKVSGRMFPVEIEWLKISYGPEVADEYEIKAIEKAAEIHKSEPPGDILVFLTSQVEIEQCAEKLETLLRGKKDHWILPLHGKLQTDEQNLVFKCASKGRRKIVLATNVAETSVTIPGIKYVVDTGAVKELSYDPKKKVSALRIAKVTKSSADQRKGRAGRTGPGKCYRIYSQEDYDAMLPTSIPEIQKIHLGHAILKLLQLDVDPLEFDFVQAPEKISMENAFQHLTKLGAIEGGKIAPLGRWIAKLPFEPNLSVLVHDSIDHNVGLEGIIIAASCTVAGSLFYRGGTKEQKETSDKHKVPFCHKHGDHFTNLNVFKEWNAVHEKQKGKWCRDNSINGKAMRSIRDCANEILHILKKDLDIHIKFEFTDTHVERILQRLLFRSFQTNLCHYLGHEKAGYYFIDKNQQVIMHPSSAFQSLASFPKWVIVERVMQTSRDFALNITAVADEDVEEALVDGSLDFDIEDVESRRVAPILTEYVGTHGHREFVGPRYSKVRAMQENLSVQCTNSVFVIDADRDKGEISIYAPVNTKDISTCTLKTAIDPIKERIRSETVEHPVLQDFQNVRISIGAGGQTKELLYQDEYKNVFVFGDPSSFGSNDEMKQWFEKFGRIHSYIPKSPKNDNARYLGQIIYEKSECARNAVIATRRNEFEFSAKPPKGIGKSEEADLLKARLTWCRRRSRGFGFVEILNKDKLDEIIITSALNNITVGGKRVRVKPARNEMNPDEEKNELHVSGLGDLVNEDILRESFFHHFDISENDIGKVNVIRERVNTTPEMMFAFKTKLQSAFRKYIKQNMFFVSVVEPKPADFTYQAFVSFKDPEEGFDACSMLKNNLFIGENAVTVSPEIKTRLFILAPVYARVQKEIEKYCEKIKTEDGGRRLTIKQLKNENFAIDIDADSIENMVHTRNKVQNMLEGETVDLERIPTLRYLFTGDGQTKVGKIMKKTNTLILLDHRNTSLSIHGKMKEREMAIRKIEKYVGKLSSSKLRVYDLKGETKPPGLMKVVIMMHGVNLKGLKELSELSTVELDHRSHRIRMLGSDEAVDKAVAEIDGLMNHLREKCNIPNSNQPECGICLCEISETEIYRLESCGHPYCRDCIKMNIESAMQNKDFPLKCCHDECEMLWAWKDFVNMTKQGFCNLQNIITSSLSCFVRENKDKARYCITPDCPMVYKVSATGGRIVCGVCRVGMCNKCHVEYHNGMSCAMYQMENGNDGSGLREWMRRDPNNRKLCPNCFAGIEKTGGCQHMECRDCKVHICWTCMKFFSSGPQCYGHMDKEHGSFM is encoded by the coding sequence ATGGGCCAAAGTCCTACCAAGGAGCCAGATAAGACAGAGAGAGTAGAAACCAGATCTATGACAACAGAAAGACAAAGAAGCTCTGATTATTTCATCAGAGAATTGCAAAGTTCTCAAATAAGTACTCCTATATCTCGCACCTCTGCATCCAGCTCTGGAGAAGCAAATTATAAGAGAAGATACTCTATGGAAGACCAACATTTGGATCAGTTGTTGGTGGAGAAAACCAAATACAAACCGATTGATGTCAATCAAACAAGAGAacacaaattgatcactagtgTACCTTTAGATTTATCAAGCCATGAAAAAGGAAAAAGAGGATCTATGCTTGACAAAGCTGTAGACGTGAGACAGAAAAAAGTTGAAAGAGGTTCTGTGAACTCAAAATACAGTGATGCAGATAAATTATCTTCAGCTAAGCAACTGAATTTTAAACCAGAAGAACATTCAAGTTTATCCCATTCTTCCACTAGTAACAAACaatatgtatttgaaaaagGCACAGATCTGAAGCAGAGAAGTATTGCAAGTGTACCTCTAATGAAAAGAACCCCTGTTTCAAGGTACACAACTGTTCCAGATGAGACAATGCACTTGAAACAAAACAATGCAGACTTATTGCATTCTAAAGAACTGAAATCAAAGACTAGTGGACCTTTAGCTGTATCCAACAGTTCAACAGATAGCAAAACTGTGCTTGACAAAAGCACATGTTTAGAGCAGCAAAAGGCTACAAGACAATATACAGAGAAAAGGCTACACATGCAAAGCAATACACATGTTTTAACACAAAAAATGTATCCCAGTCAAAGCAAGACTGATTCATTTCCTGCTCATGAAGTAAAAGTAGAAAATGATGAACGTTTAGTCCTTCTCAACTTGTCTAAAAGGGATCAACTTCAAGCAACAAACAGTAGCAGTGACATTATAATAACAAATGGAAAGGAATACAAAATGCCCCATTATTACAAAGAGGAAGATTGTAagccaaaaaatgaaaaaactgAAGGACCAGCAGTTGATATGAAACTGGCATCAAAAGTTGCATGCAAAGAAAAACCTccagagaaaattttaaaggaCTTAACTAACCCTGGCAGTATGAGCAAAGGAAAAACAGTTCTAGTCATACCACCTGTGACTGGTACCTCAAAAAATATGTTGGATACTACTAAGAATAGGAAGATAGTTGAAAAAggttatgaaaatatgttttgggCTGAAAATAGCCAAAGAAATGAAAGTAGAGAGGTTTcagatgttttgaaaaaaactgATTCACAATTTTTTGAGAAAACAAAGgaaataaaatgttcttttgATCCAACTCAAAGGTGTATAGATGGATTAGACAGTATAAGAGGAACCAGGCAAAGAAGTGAAGATAAAGATgactgtgtatttttattaaatacacaTATGAAGGATCAGAAAGTGTCCGTTGACTCATCAGGGCCAAAAACAAAAACTCTCTCAAAAAAAGAAAGTGACTTGAAGGAAAACCTTAAGAATATTTCCAACCAGCTAGAAGATGTAGCAGTTACGAAAATCATTTTTCGTTCTGAAGGAAGCTCTGTAGTTGGGAAGGAGACAAAAAGACTACCTCTAAAAATGTCGGAAGTTAAACAGGCGAAATCACAAggtataaaagatgaaaaaggCAAATCAGAAAACAGTGTAGAGTCTAGAACTAATTACTCAACAACAATTAGAAGTGATCTTACCACCCTTAAAACAACAAACGGAGAATCTATAACAATAAGGAGTAAAGATAATACATGCCAGATGCAGAAGCCATTAATGGTAATggaaaaggaagaaaaaaatgcaGACAAGTGCAATGTCGATGACGGGGTCTCTGGTATAAGTAAGGATGAAAAAGATTCAAAGACAGAAAAGTATTATCATAGAATTGGGACAACAATAAGCGCAAGAAAAGtgacaaaatatgaaattggaGAGCATGTGAACACTAGCCCAAGAGTTCTTTGTAGAAATGAAATTGGTGGAATTACTTCATCTGAAATGAGAGCTAATCTGTTGGATGATCAGGATCAAAATATCACTGTAAAAGATTTGCGACATGAAACCACTACATATGGAAAAGATGAAAAATGCCTTGGACTCTGTAACATTCCAGAAAATGTAAGAAGCAATCAGTTCCAGCAAACAGCaaacaaacaagatatctgCAAAAATACTGGTTCCTTAAATGAAGGATACCCCAAATCGAAGTCCCAAGGaaataattcagaaaaaatgGAGGAACCTTTAATAAAAAACACAATAGTTGAAACCACAGAATATTCTGCtatgaaaaaggaaaaaaatgatattgctgtaaagaataaaatatcaagtatCACAACAAGTTATGAGAAATTTGAAGAAGTAATGAAATGTGAGCTTGACATGTCGCGTTCTGGTAGGAGAGATCTGATATCAAGCAACTATGGACGTAATCCTAGTCAACAAGAAAAAACAGGTTCTGATAATCGGGAAAATCCAAACATGAAAAGCAAggagtttaaaaaagttatctGTGATGCTGTGAAGAAACAGAAAGACTCTTTGACTGCTCAGAACGTAGAATCAAATACTATTACGAATAGCGCAGAGATAAAGGAAATAAAGAAACACGAGACGGAGCCTCCAGAAAGGAAGTCCAAACTGAGCAGCACGCCAAAGAAAGATACAGTGAAATTGCATCAAAATTGTAATGATCAACAAATGACAGATagcaaaaatatttcaagtcAGAAGCAGCTTTTACCAGGAAAAATTACATGTGAAGAAGCCATAGAAGTGGAATCAAATGTGAAATGTGTCAAATCCAAAGTAACTGAAAACCCAAGGAATATTTACAAAGAAAGCAGCAGAAAAAATTCAACTAAATCTAGAAGAATGAAAAAAGAACTTTCAAGCGAAAAGAAAATGGATGGTATGGTGCAGAGAAATATTCCAAAAGTTAAAACGCCATTACCAAAATTGCCACACTCTGCTGATGATGAAAGATACAAGGGAGAGGAAAAGGATTTTGTGACATACACACTGACTGTTTGGAAGCACATAAAGGAGGAAACGGATTTCCTTGCTCATCTTGTTGGTATTGTCGCAGACATACGATTTCAAATCATTTCCCTAAAAAACGATTCCAAGAATGATACAACTACTGCCATGTTTCGTTTTAAAAGTAACGGAGATGCGAAAAAATTTCAGAGTTGTCTTAAAAGTAATAAAGACAATTTACCATATCGATACCATTTTCAAAGAGAAGGATTGTCCACCATGACATTTAAAGTAATAACCAAAAAGTCGCAGTATATTCAGGAAAGAACTTTAGAAGTTTTAGGATCACATCAAGAGAAACAGAGAGATACTGAGAGAAAGTTATCTGCGTTAAGCAGGGCTCCCAAGAAGAAATTTATTGAATTAGCAGCTTATGAGCAAAGGGAGGCACAAAAGAAAGCCTTTAGTGACAAACTAGAAGAACTGAAACGACAACAGACTGAGTTCCAGCTGTGCTTGTCTGATGTAATCCAACAGGTTGAATCATATAAAGCTGGAAATATCGAACCAAAGAAATTTGATTCTGTAATTAACAAATTTGAAGTAGAGTGTTCGCGATTAGAACAGGCATTGCCAATTTATGCTAAAAGAACAGAAATTATCGACACAATTCTTCAAAACCAAGTTTCAATAATATTAGGAGAGACCGGATCCGGAAAAAGTACACAAATTACTCAGTACATCTTAGAGTCTTCTATTAGCTCTTCTGGAAAAGTCATTTGTACGCAGCCTCGCAAAGTAGCAGCAATGAGTCTTGCACAAAGAGTAGCGTCGGAAATGAAATCAAACGTAGGTGATCTTGTTGGATATCAAGTTGGTATGAAATCAAAGCTATGCAACCACACAAAGGTTTTGTACATGACAGACCACATGCTTTTAAATGAGTGTTTAAAAGATCCATCGTTGATGAATTATTCTTGTATAGTGATTGACGAGGCACATGAAAGAAGCGTGTATACAGATCTTTTGCTTGGTATGATAAAGAAATGTTTGCCCCAGCGACCAGAACTCCGTGTTGTAGTTACTTCTGCAACCATTGATCCTGAAGTTTTTGTGCGATACTTTGGTGGACCAGACATATGTCCTGTCCTGAAGGTCTCTGGGCGTATGTTTCCTGTTGAGATTGAGTGGCTTAAGATTTCTTATGGCCCTGAGGTAGCTGATGAATACGAAATAAAAGCCATTGAAAAAGCAGCAGAGATTCATAAATCCGAACCTCCTGGAGatattttggtgtttttaaCTTCACaagttgaaattgaacaatgTGCTGAGAAACTTGAGACATTGCTCCGAGGAAAGAAAGATCATTGGATACTTCCTTTACATGGGAAACTTCAAACAGATGAACAGAATTTGGTATTTAAGTGTGCTTCAAAGGGAAGACGAAAAATTGTACTGGCTACTAATGTAGCGGAGACATCTGTGACAATTCCAGGAATAAAGTATGTTGTCGATACTGGAGCTGTGAAAGAACTCTCATATGACCCAAAGAAGAAAGTAAGTGCATTGCGCATTGCAAAGGTCACCAAAAGTTCCGCTGACCAAAGAAAAGGAAGGGCAGGAAGAACAGGTCCAGGAAAATGTTACAGGATATATTCTCAAGAAGATTATGATGCAATGTTGCCGACTTCTATTCCAGAAATACAAAAGATACATTTGGGTCATGCGATCCTGAAGCTGTTACAACTAGATGTTGACCCCCTAGAATTTGACTTTGTACAAGCACCAGAAAAAATTTCTATGGAAAATGCTTTTCAGCACCTTACTAAGCTTGGTGCAATCGAAGGGGGGAAAATTGCTCCATTGGGGAGATGGATTGCAAAGCTTCCATTTGAACCTAATTTAAGCGTACTCGTTCATGACTCAATAGACCACAATGTTGGATTAGAGGGAATAATCATTGCAGCGTCATGCACAGTAGCAGGATCCTTGTTTTATCGAGGAGGTACGAAAGAACAAAAAGAAACATCGGACAAACATAAAGTTCCGTTCTGTCATAAACATGGAGATCATTTCACAAAtcttaatgtttttaaagaatGGAACGCAGTTCATGAAAAACAAAAAGGAAAGTGGTGCAGAGATAATTCAATCAACGGGAAAGCTATGCGGAGCATTCGTGATTGTGCAAacgaaattttacatattttgaaaaaagatttggaCATCCACATCAAATTCGAATTTACTGATACTCATGTTGAAAGAATTTTGCAGAGACTATTGTTCAGATCTTTCCAGACCAACCTGTGTCATTATCTTGGTCACGAGAAAGCCGGATACTACTTCATAGACAAAAATCAGCAAGTAATTATGCACCCTTCGTCTGCATTCCAGTCATTAGCATCTTTTCCGAAGTGGGTTATTGTTGAGAGAGTAATGCAAACATCGCGagattttgctttaaatataacaGCCGTTGCTGATGAAGATGTCGAAGAAGCGCTAGTGGATGGTTCATTAGATTTTGACATTGAAGACGTAGAAAGTAGGCGTGTTGCCCCTATCCTAACAGAATACGTTGGCACTCATGGTCATAGAGAATTTGTAGGTCCACGATACAGCAAAGTGAGAGCTATGCAAGAAAATCTTTCAGTGCAGTGTACAAATTCAGTGTTCGTGATTGACGCAGATCGGGATAAAggagaaatttcaatttatGCACCAGTAAACACTAAGGACATTTCAACGTGTACACTGAAAACTGCCATAGACCCAATCAAAGAAAGAATTCGATCAGAAACCGTAGAGCACCCAGTGTTGCAAGATTTTCAGAATGTACGAATATCCATTGGTGCTGGAGGCCAAACCAAAGAATTACTCTATCAGGATgaatacaaaaatgtttttgtttttggcgATCCCTCGTCATTTGGATCAAACGATGAAATGAAACAATGGTTTGAAAAATTTGGGCGTATCCATTCGTATATCCCCAAGTCGCCAAAAAATGACAATGCCCGTTACCTTGGTcagattatttatgaaaaatctgAATGCGCACGGAATGCAGTTATTGCTACTAGAAGAAACGAATTTGAATTCTCTGCAAAACCCCCAAAAGGAATAGGGAAATCGGAAGAAGCTGATTTACTGAAAGCTAGGCTTACTTGGTGTAGACGGAGATCTCGTGGCTTTGGATTTGTAGAGATTCTTAACAAAGACAAATTAGATGAGATCATAATAACTAGTGCTCTAAACAATATAACTGTAGGTGGAAAACGAGTTAGAGTGAAACCAGCCAGGAACGAAATGAACCCAGATGAGGAAAAAAACGAGTTGCATGTATCAGGTCTTGGTGATCTCGTAAATGAAGACATTTTGCGAGAGAGTTTCTTCCACCACTtcgatatttcagaaaatgacATAGGAAAAGTTAATGTCATACGAGAAAGAGTAAATACCACACCAGAGATGATGTTTGCGTTTAAAACGAAACTACAGTCTGCtttcagaaaatatataaagcaaaacatgttttttgtGTCTGTGGTTGAACCCAAACCTGCTGATTTTACATACCAAgcctttgtttcttttaaagatCCCGAAGAAGGCTTTGATGCGTGTTCCATGCTTAAAAATAACCTTTTTATCGGAGAAAACGCAGTAACAGTTTCTCCTGAGATCAAGACCCGACTCTTTATACTCGCACCAGTCTATGCGCGAGTACAAAAAGAAATTGAGAAATactgtgaaaaaataaaaacggaAGACGGAGGGAGAAGACTCACAATAAAGCAGTTGAAGAATGAAAACTTTGCTATTGATATTGACGCCGATAGCATTGAAAATATGGTTCACACAAGAAACAAGGTACAAAACATGCTTGAAGGTGAAACAGTAGACTTGGAAAGGATTCCGACACTTCGTTATCTTTTCACTGGAGATGGACAGACTAAAGTTGGAAAGATAATGAAGAAGACTAATACACTGATTTTGTTGGATCACAGAAATACTTCCCTGTCAATTCATGGAAaaatgaaagagagagagatggcGATAAGAAAGATTGAAAAGTACGTAGGGAAACTGTCTTCCTCGAAATTGCGAGTGTACGACTTAAAGGGCGAAACAAAGCCACCGGGGTTGATGAAGGTTGTGATAATGATGCACGGGGTGAATCTTAAAGGTCTGAAAGAGTTATCAGAGTTATCGACTGTAGAGTTGGACCACAGAAGTCATAGGATAAGGATGTTAGGGTCTGATGAAGCAGTTGATAAAGCAGTAGCAGAAATCGATGGTTTAATGAACCACCTGCGAGAAAAATGTAATATCCCAAACTCAAATCAGCCCGAATGTGGAATATGTCTTTGTGAAATATCTGAAACAGAAATATATAGGTTGGAATCATGTGGGCATCCTTATTGCAGGGATTGCATAAAGATGAATATAGAATCAGCAATGCAAAACAAAGATTTCCCCCTTAAATGCTGCCACGATGAATGCGAGATGCTTTGGGCATGGAAAGATTTTGTCAATATGACAAAACAAGGGTTCTGCAATCTTCAGAACATCATAACTTCATCGCTGTCTTGTTTTGTGAGAGAAAATAAAGACAAAGCGCGATATTGCATAACTCCAGATTGCCCTATGGTCTACAAGGTCAGTGCAACAGGGGGAAGAATTGTTTGTGGAGTTTGTAGAGTTGGTATGTGTAACAAATGCCATGTCGAATACCATAATGGAATGTCTTGTGCAATGTACCAAATGGAAAATGGAAATGATGGATCGGGTCTGCGGGAATGGATGCGGCGAGATCCAAATAACCGAAAACTGTGTCCAAACTGTTTTGCAGGAATCGAGAAGACTGGTGGTTGTCAGCATATGGAATGTCGAGATTGCAAGGTACACATTTGTTGGACATGCATGAAATTTTTCAGCTCTGGACCACAGTGTTATGGTCATATGGATAAAGAACATGGGAGTTTTATGTAA